One segment of Anopheles stephensi strain Indian chromosome 3, UCI_ANSTEP_V1.0, whole genome shotgun sequence DNA contains the following:
- the LOC118509509 gene encoding serine/threonine-protein kinase mig-15 isoform X9, whose amino-acid sequence MAHQMLAPSVNCSLDDIDLNALKDPAGIFELIEVVGNGTYGQVYKGRHTKTGQLAAIKVMDVTEEEEEEIKLEINVLKKYSNHRNIATYYGAFIKKTPAGKDDQLWLVMEYCGAGSVTDLVKSTKGQSLKEEWIAYICREILRGLSYLHTNKVIHRDIKGQNVLLTDNAEVKLVDFGVSAQLDKTIGRRNTFIGTPYWMAPEVIACDENRDATYDNRSDLWSLGITALEMAESQPPLCDLHPMRALFLIPRNPPPRMKSKKWSKKFHSFIDTVLVKDYHQRPYTEQLLKHPFIKEQPTERQVRIQLKDHIDRCKKRKQEKERDDYRYSGSENDDDDGQTAGEPSSIIQAPGNDTLRRTFHQIQEGRMQNAEQQQPPNRNQKPQPRDDRSKPQPVEEPGPPSRPQLPQRLIVVPDPPANSNANRPLPPTPRSGSGSSSQPQQPSSQTPQQPARNQQNFFKPVLPPRRPEELDMLAAQLNELGVSSPPQQSQQAQPEAPPRSNRPQPGPPVPGGGGQQAQQQQQQVSAVGASGVGKAPAIAPNGNNNSSNGGGSSGNINNNNHHPQPINPLDPIESSDSDSEPEEPNGRTRNDGTLLASDPPMPLPEFSYRTGGLGVLAESDQNNQSSSSTPAGGGGGSGASVLSPPSGGGGGPPNRPLPPTPDDDDAQGDGTLIKRNVDNKSSSSIGTTTTSSSASTGSTTHSESDEAVLLRDWDFERFFPSNERPKPSQRHSMSDKTSSSSSNSPADSNGRLRPNAIDNKTRKELANSTASCAMKKPYPASQQMNLAYAEKRKVEEMNNKIRLEEHVKHEIFARQRLQLDKASSPSRATGGQNSAQQQQAHKRQESDSRLPLNFARAFRRENSDFFPLSKRHSAILGEASADAKSMSPGRGQEGMLQQHQQQRSSAIFSRSSRNKFEPILTNFSLNNPSGSDDERRSVSRLTPPRTGGQQGVGGGGGGGASGTSNEGSSGGGGSGNAQGRQPSPLAGSQVTTRNMDFLRPRREKTESVIFVRNSPNRPQQSLLFDGQQNRSGENSSLGTPGQRTSSVLPDLLSQASPATPPRHDKSASEEKQRSFLTFGFGAQSGGSAASRRESHVNVNVTPTSHDASSDTPEIRKYKKRFNSEILCAALWGVNLLIGTENGLMLLDRSGQGKVYQLISRRRFQQMEVLEGQNILVTISGKKNRVRVYYLSWLKSKILRTDGLTDQQVERRNGWINVGDLQGAVHFKIVKYERIKFLVIALKDSIEIYAWAPKPYHKFMAFKSFGELMHRPLLVDLTVEEQTRLKVIYGSAEGFHAVDLDSATVYDIYLPKHTQGPISPHCIVTLPNSNGMQLLLCYDNEGVYVNTMGRVSKNIVLQWGEMPTSVAYIGTGQIMGWGNKAIEIRSVETGHLDGVFMHKKAQRLKFLCERNDKVFFSSAKGGSSCQIYFMTLNKPGMANW is encoded by the exons GGTCGCCACACAAAGACTGGACAACTCGCTGCCATTAAGGTGATGGACGTCaccgaggaggaggaggaagagatcAAGCTAGAGATCAACGTATTAAAGAAATATTCCAACCATCGCAACATTGCCACATACTATGGTGCATTTATCAAAAAGACGCCCGCCGGCAAAGACGACCAGCTGTGGCTGGTGATGGAGTACTGCGGGGCCGGTTCCGTCACCGATCTGGTCAAGTCGACCAAGGGCCAGAGCCTGAAGGAGGAATGGATAGCGTACATCTGTCGCGAGATTCTGCGCGGCCTGAGCTACCTGCACACGAACAAGGTGATACACCGTGACATCAAGGGCCAGAATGTGCTGCTGACGGACAACGCGGAGGTTAAGCTGGTCGACTTCGGTGTATCGGCCCAGCTGGACAAAACCATCGGCCGGCGGAACACTTTCATTG GTACACCTTACTGGATGGCACCGGAAGTCATAGCTTGTGATGAAAACCGGGACGCAACGTACGACAACCGGTCCGATCTCTGGTCACTAGGTATTACCGCGCTAGAAATGGCCGAATCGCAGCCACCGCTCTGTGATCTCCATCCGATGCGTGCGCTCTTTCTAATCCCGCGCAATCCACCGCCGCGCATGAAGTCGAAGAAATGGTCGAAAAAATTCCACAGCTTCATCGATACGGTGCTTG TGAAAGATTACCATCAACGGCCTTACACGGAGCAGTTACTGAAGCACCCGTTCATCAAAGAGCAACCAACAGAAAGACAAGTTAGAATACAGCTTAAAGATCATATCGATAG GTGTAAGAAGCGTAAGCAGGAGAAGGAACGCGACGACTATCGTTATTCCGGATCAGAaaacgacgatgacgacgggcAAACTGCGGGCGAACCGTCCTCGATCATTCAGGCACCGGGCAACGATACGCTGCGGCGTACGTTCCACCAGATACAGGAGGGTCGAATGCAGAAcgccgaacagcagcagccaccgaaTCGGAATCAGAAACCACAACCT CGAGACGATCGAAGTAAACCGCAACCGGTAGAGGAACCGGGTCCACCATCCCGGCCACAGCTACCGCAGCGTTTGATCGTGGTACCGGACCCACCGGCCAACAGCAACGCAAACCGCCCCCTGCCACCGACACCGCGCAGTGGCAGCGGTTCCTCCTCCCAGCCACAACAGCCATCGTCACAGACGCCGCAACAGCCGGCACGCAATCAGCAAAACTTCTTCAAACCGGTG CTGCCACCGAGACGACCTGAG gaattggaCATGTTGGCCGCACAACTAAACGAACTGGGCGTCTCCTCCCCCCCGCAGCAGTCGCAGCAAGCGCAACCGGAAGCGCCACCGCGAAGCAATCGACCACAGCCCGGACCGCCTgtgcctggtggtggtggccagcaagcgcaacagcagcagcaacaggtcAGTGCAGTTGGTGCGAGCGGAGTCGGCAAGGCGCCCGCCATTGCACCGAACGGCAACAATAACAGCAGCAATGGTGgcggcagcagcggcaacatCAATAACAATAACCATCATCCGCAACCGATCAATCCGCTCGATCCGATCGAAAGCTCCGACTCGGACTCGGAACCGGAGGAACCGAACGGCCGAACACGAAACGACGGTACGCTTCTGGCCAGCGATCCACCGATGCCACT TCCCGAATTTTCCTATAGGACGGGCGGTTTGGGAGTGCTCGCCGAATCCGACCAGAACAATCAGTCGTCGTCGAGCACGCCGgcgggcggcggtggtggcagtGGAGCCAGTGTCCTGTCGCCTCCgagcggtggcggcggtggacCTCCGAACCGACCGCTCCCACCAACGCCAGACGACGATGACGCACAAGGCGACGGGACACTCATCAAGCGG AACGTCGACAATAAGTCATCCTCGTCGATCGGAACGACCACCACCTCATCGTCCGCTTCCACCGGCTCGACAACGCACTCCGAAAGCGACGAAGCCGTCCTGCTCCGCGATTGGGATTTCGAAAGATTCTTCCCGTCCAACGAACGTCCGAAGCCGTCCCAGCGCCACTCGATGTCGGACAAGacatcgtcctcctcctccaacTCGCCGGCCGACTCCAACGGGCGTCTGCGGCCTAACGCGATCGACAACAAAACTCGCAAGGAGCTTGCCAACTCAACCGCTTCCTGTGCGATGAAGAAACCGTACCCCGCGTCGCAACAGATGAACCTGGCGTACGCCGAGAAGCGCAAGGTGGAAGAGATGAACAACAAGATCCGGCTGGAGGAACACGTCAAGCACGAAATATTCGCCCGTCAACGGTTACAGTTGGATAAGGCGTCATCGCCTTCGAGAGCCACGGGTGGACAAAACTctgcccaacagcagcaggcacacAAACGGCAGGAATCGGATTCCCGACTGCCGCTCAACTTTGCCCGTGCTTTTCGGCGTGAAAATTCGGACTTTTTCCCCCTCTCGAAACGCCATTCGGCGATACTGGGTGAAGCGTCCGCGGACGCCAAGTCAATGTCCCCGGGCAGAGGTCAGGAGGGTATGctgcaacagcaccagcaacagcgcTCCAGTGCCATCTTTTCACGCAGCAGTCGCAACAAGTTCGAGCCCATTCTGACCAACTTTTCGCTCAACAATCCGTCCGGTAGTGATGACGAGCGTCGGTCGGTGTCCCGCCTAACACCACCGCGCACGGGAGGTCAGCAGGGTgttggaggaggaggaggaggaggagcatCCGGTACATCTAACGAAGGTAGCAGCGGTGGTGGGGGAAGTGGTAATGCGCAAGGCCGCCAGCCGAGTCCGCTGGCAGGGTCGCAGGTGACCACACGCAACATGGACTTCTTGCGTCCGCGTCGCGAAAAAACTGAGTCGGTTATCTTCGTTCGTAATTCACCCAACCGGCCGCAGCAATCCTTGCTGTTTGATGGTCAACAG AATCGTTCTGGGGAGAACAGCAGCCTTGGTACGCCCGGGCAGCGAACGAGCAGCGTCCTGCCGGATCTACTTAGTCAAGCATCCCCGGCGACACCCCCGAGACATGACAAGTCCGCCAGCGAGGAG AAGCAGCGCAGCTTTCTCACGTTCGGGTTCGGCGCCCAGTCGGGCGGTTCGGCTGCGTCGCGCCGCGAGAGCCATGTGAACGTGAACGTTACGCCGACGTCGCACGACGCTTCGAGCGATACGCCCGAAATCCGGAAGTACAAGAAGCGTTTCAATTCGGAAATTCTGTGCGCGGCACTGTGGGGTGTGAACCTGCTGATCGGCACGGAGAATGGGTTGATGTTGCTGGATCGGTCGGGACAGGGCAAG GTCTACCAGCTGATATCTCGCAGACGGTTCCAGCAGATGGAGGTGCTCGAAGGACAAAACATTCTGGTGACCATCTCGGGCAAGAAGAATCGTGTCCGTGTGTACTACCTGTCCTGGCTCAAGTCAAAGATCTTGCGCACCGATGGCCTGACGGAT CAACAAGTGGAGCGCCGCAACGGCTGGATCAATGTCGGTGATCTGCAGGGTGCCGTACACTTCAAGATCGTCAAGTACGAGCGAATCAAATTCTTGGTGATCGCTCTGAAAGACTCGATCGAAATCTACGCCTGGGCACCGAAACCCTACCATAAGTTTATGGCATTTAAG AGCTTCGGTGAGCTGATGCATCGTCCACTGTTGGTCGATCTGACGGTCGAGGAGCAGACGCGGCTAAAGGTCATCTACGGGTCGGCGGAAGGTTTCCATGCGGTCGATCTCGATTCGGCAACCGTTTACGATATCTATCTTCCTAAGCAT ACTCAGGGTCCAATTTCGCCACACTGTATCGTAACGCTGCCGAACTCGAACGGTATGCAGCTGTTGCTGTGCTACGACAACGAAGGTGTATACGTCAACACGATGGGCCGCGTGTCCAAGAACATCGTGTTGCAGTGGGGCGAAATGCCAACCTCCGTGGCGTACATCGGCACCGGTCAGATAATGGGCTGGGGCAACAAAGCAATCGAG ATTCGCTCGGTAGAAACCGGCCACCTGGACGGTGTGTTTATGCACAAAAAGGCGCAGCGTCTCAAGTTCCTGTGCGAGCGGAACGACAAGGTTTTCTTCAGCAGTGCCAAAGGCGGCTCGTCCTGTCAGATCTACTTCATGACGCTGAACAAACCGGGCATGGCCAACTGGTAA
- the LOC118509509 gene encoding serine/threonine-protein kinase mig-15 isoform X8, with protein MAHQMLAPSVNCSLDDIDLNALKDPAGIFELIEVVGNGTYGQVYKGRHTKTGQLAAIKVMDVTEEEEEEIKLEINVLKKYSNHRNIATYYGAFIKKTPAGKDDQLWLVMEYCGAGSVTDLVKSTKGQSLKEEWIAYICREILRGLSYLHTNKVIHRDIKGQNVLLTDNAEVKLVDFGVSAQLDKTIGRRNTFIGTPYWMAPEVIACDENRDATYDNRSDLWSLGITALEMAESQPPLCDLHPMRALFLIPRNPPPRMKSKKWSKKFHSFIDTVLVKDYHQRPYTEQLLKHPFIKEQPTERQVRIQLKDHIDRCKKRKQEKERDDYRYSGSENDDDDGQTAGEPSSIIQAPGNDTLRRTFHQIQEGRMQNAEQQQPPNRNQKPQPRDDRSKPQPVEEPGPPSRPQLPQRLIVVPDPPANSNANRPLPPTPRSGSGSSSQPQQPSSQTPQQPARNQQNFFKPVLPPRRPEELDMLAAQLNELGVSSPPQQSQQAQPEAPPRSNRPQPGPPVPGGGGQQAQQQQQQVSAVGASGVGKAPAIAPNGNNNSSNGGGSSGNINNNNHHPQPINPLDPIESSDSDSEPEEPNGRTRNDGTLLASDPPMPLPEFSYRTGGLGVLAESDQNNQSSSSTPAGGGGGSGASVLSPPSGGGGGPPNRPLPPTPDDDDAQGDGTLIKRNVDNKSSSSIGTTTTSSSASTGSTTHSESDEAVLLRDWDFERFFPSNERPKPSQRHSMSDKTSSSSSNSPADSNGRLRPNAIDNKTRKELANSTASCAMKKPYPASQQMNLAYAEKRKVEEMNNKIRLEEHVKHEIFARQRLQLDKASSPSRATGGQNSAQQQQAHKRQESDSRLPLNFARAFRRENSDFFPLSKRHSAILGEASADAKSMSPGRGQEGMLQQHQQQRSSAIFSRSSRNKFEPILTNFSLNNPSGSDDERRSVSRLTPPRTGGQQGVGGGGGGGASGTSNEGSSGGGGSGNAQGRQPSPLAGSQVTTRNMDFLRPRREKTESVIFVRNSPNRPQQSLLFDGQQKNRSGENSSLGTPGQRTSSVLPDLLSQASPATPPRHDKSASEEKQRSFLTFGFGAQSGGSAASRRESHVNVNVTPTSHDASSDTPEIRKYKKRFNSEILCAALWGVNLLIGTENGLMLLDRSGQGKVYQLISRRRFQQMEVLEGQNILVTISGKKNRVRVYYLSWLKSKILRTDGLTDQQVERRNGWINVGDLQGAVHFKIVKYERIKFLVIALKDSIEIYAWAPKPYHKFMAFKSFGELMHRPLLVDLTVEEQTRLKVIYGSAEGFHAVDLDSATVYDIYLPKHTQGPISPHCIVTLPNSNGMQLLLCYDNEGVYVNTMGRVSKNIVLQWGEMPTSVAYIGTGQIMGWGNKAIEIRSVETGHLDGVFMHKKAQRLKFLCERNDKVFFSSAKGGSSCQIYFMTLNKPGMANW; from the exons GGTCGCCACACAAAGACTGGACAACTCGCTGCCATTAAGGTGATGGACGTCaccgaggaggaggaggaagagatcAAGCTAGAGATCAACGTATTAAAGAAATATTCCAACCATCGCAACATTGCCACATACTATGGTGCATTTATCAAAAAGACGCCCGCCGGCAAAGACGACCAGCTGTGGCTGGTGATGGAGTACTGCGGGGCCGGTTCCGTCACCGATCTGGTCAAGTCGACCAAGGGCCAGAGCCTGAAGGAGGAATGGATAGCGTACATCTGTCGCGAGATTCTGCGCGGCCTGAGCTACCTGCACACGAACAAGGTGATACACCGTGACATCAAGGGCCAGAATGTGCTGCTGACGGACAACGCGGAGGTTAAGCTGGTCGACTTCGGTGTATCGGCCCAGCTGGACAAAACCATCGGCCGGCGGAACACTTTCATTG GTACACCTTACTGGATGGCACCGGAAGTCATAGCTTGTGATGAAAACCGGGACGCAACGTACGACAACCGGTCCGATCTCTGGTCACTAGGTATTACCGCGCTAGAAATGGCCGAATCGCAGCCACCGCTCTGTGATCTCCATCCGATGCGTGCGCTCTTTCTAATCCCGCGCAATCCACCGCCGCGCATGAAGTCGAAGAAATGGTCGAAAAAATTCCACAGCTTCATCGATACGGTGCTTG TGAAAGATTACCATCAACGGCCTTACACGGAGCAGTTACTGAAGCACCCGTTCATCAAAGAGCAACCAACAGAAAGACAAGTTAGAATACAGCTTAAAGATCATATCGATAG GTGTAAGAAGCGTAAGCAGGAGAAGGAACGCGACGACTATCGTTATTCCGGATCAGAaaacgacgatgacgacgggcAAACTGCGGGCGAACCGTCCTCGATCATTCAGGCACCGGGCAACGATACGCTGCGGCGTACGTTCCACCAGATACAGGAGGGTCGAATGCAGAAcgccgaacagcagcagccaccgaaTCGGAATCAGAAACCACAACCT CGAGACGATCGAAGTAAACCGCAACCGGTAGAGGAACCGGGTCCACCATCCCGGCCACAGCTACCGCAGCGTTTGATCGTGGTACCGGACCCACCGGCCAACAGCAACGCAAACCGCCCCCTGCCACCGACACCGCGCAGTGGCAGCGGTTCCTCCTCCCAGCCACAACAGCCATCGTCACAGACGCCGCAACAGCCGGCACGCAATCAGCAAAACTTCTTCAAACCGGTG CTGCCACCGAGACGACCTGAG gaattggaCATGTTGGCCGCACAACTAAACGAACTGGGCGTCTCCTCCCCCCCGCAGCAGTCGCAGCAAGCGCAACCGGAAGCGCCACCGCGAAGCAATCGACCACAGCCCGGACCGCCTgtgcctggtggtggtggccagcaagcgcaacagcagcagcaacaggtcAGTGCAGTTGGTGCGAGCGGAGTCGGCAAGGCGCCCGCCATTGCACCGAACGGCAACAATAACAGCAGCAATGGTGgcggcagcagcggcaacatCAATAACAATAACCATCATCCGCAACCGATCAATCCGCTCGATCCGATCGAAAGCTCCGACTCGGACTCGGAACCGGAGGAACCGAACGGCCGAACACGAAACGACGGTACGCTTCTGGCCAGCGATCCACCGATGCCACT TCCCGAATTTTCCTATAGGACGGGCGGTTTGGGAGTGCTCGCCGAATCCGACCAGAACAATCAGTCGTCGTCGAGCACGCCGgcgggcggcggtggtggcagtGGAGCCAGTGTCCTGTCGCCTCCgagcggtggcggcggtggacCTCCGAACCGACCGCTCCCACCAACGCCAGACGACGATGACGCACAAGGCGACGGGACACTCATCAAGCGG AACGTCGACAATAAGTCATCCTCGTCGATCGGAACGACCACCACCTCATCGTCCGCTTCCACCGGCTCGACAACGCACTCCGAAAGCGACGAAGCCGTCCTGCTCCGCGATTGGGATTTCGAAAGATTCTTCCCGTCCAACGAACGTCCGAAGCCGTCCCAGCGCCACTCGATGTCGGACAAGacatcgtcctcctcctccaacTCGCCGGCCGACTCCAACGGGCGTCTGCGGCCTAACGCGATCGACAACAAAACTCGCAAGGAGCTTGCCAACTCAACCGCTTCCTGTGCGATGAAGAAACCGTACCCCGCGTCGCAACAGATGAACCTGGCGTACGCCGAGAAGCGCAAGGTGGAAGAGATGAACAACAAGATCCGGCTGGAGGAACACGTCAAGCACGAAATATTCGCCCGTCAACGGTTACAGTTGGATAAGGCGTCATCGCCTTCGAGAGCCACGGGTGGACAAAACTctgcccaacagcagcaggcacacAAACGGCAGGAATCGGATTCCCGACTGCCGCTCAACTTTGCCCGTGCTTTTCGGCGTGAAAATTCGGACTTTTTCCCCCTCTCGAAACGCCATTCGGCGATACTGGGTGAAGCGTCCGCGGACGCCAAGTCAATGTCCCCGGGCAGAGGTCAGGAGGGTATGctgcaacagcaccagcaacagcgcTCCAGTGCCATCTTTTCACGCAGCAGTCGCAACAAGTTCGAGCCCATTCTGACCAACTTTTCGCTCAACAATCCGTCCGGTAGTGATGACGAGCGTCGGTCGGTGTCCCGCCTAACACCACCGCGCACGGGAGGTCAGCAGGGTgttggaggaggaggaggaggaggagcatCCGGTACATCTAACGAAGGTAGCAGCGGTGGTGGGGGAAGTGGTAATGCGCAAGGCCGCCAGCCGAGTCCGCTGGCAGGGTCGCAGGTGACCACACGCAACATGGACTTCTTGCGTCCGCGTCGCGAAAAAACTGAGTCGGTTATCTTCGTTCGTAATTCACCCAACCGGCCGCAGCAATCCTTGCTGTTTGATGGTCAACAG AAGAATCGTTCTGGGGAGAACAGCAGCCTTGGTACGCCCGGGCAGCGAACGAGCAGCGTCCTGCCGGATCTACTTAGTCAAGCATCCCCGGCGACACCCCCGAGACATGACAAGTCCGCCAGCGAGGAG AAGCAGCGCAGCTTTCTCACGTTCGGGTTCGGCGCCCAGTCGGGCGGTTCGGCTGCGTCGCGCCGCGAGAGCCATGTGAACGTGAACGTTACGCCGACGTCGCACGACGCTTCGAGCGATACGCCCGAAATCCGGAAGTACAAGAAGCGTTTCAATTCGGAAATTCTGTGCGCGGCACTGTGGGGTGTGAACCTGCTGATCGGCACGGAGAATGGGTTGATGTTGCTGGATCGGTCGGGACAGGGCAAG GTCTACCAGCTGATATCTCGCAGACGGTTCCAGCAGATGGAGGTGCTCGAAGGACAAAACATTCTGGTGACCATCTCGGGCAAGAAGAATCGTGTCCGTGTGTACTACCTGTCCTGGCTCAAGTCAAAGATCTTGCGCACCGATGGCCTGACGGAT CAACAAGTGGAGCGCCGCAACGGCTGGATCAATGTCGGTGATCTGCAGGGTGCCGTACACTTCAAGATCGTCAAGTACGAGCGAATCAAATTCTTGGTGATCGCTCTGAAAGACTCGATCGAAATCTACGCCTGGGCACCGAAACCCTACCATAAGTTTATGGCATTTAAG AGCTTCGGTGAGCTGATGCATCGTCCACTGTTGGTCGATCTGACGGTCGAGGAGCAGACGCGGCTAAAGGTCATCTACGGGTCGGCGGAAGGTTTCCATGCGGTCGATCTCGATTCGGCAACCGTTTACGATATCTATCTTCCTAAGCAT ACTCAGGGTCCAATTTCGCCACACTGTATCGTAACGCTGCCGAACTCGAACGGTATGCAGCTGTTGCTGTGCTACGACAACGAAGGTGTATACGTCAACACGATGGGCCGCGTGTCCAAGAACATCGTGTTGCAGTGGGGCGAAATGCCAACCTCCGTGGCGTACATCGGCACCGGTCAGATAATGGGCTGGGGCAACAAAGCAATCGAG ATTCGCTCGGTAGAAACCGGCCACCTGGACGGTGTGTTTATGCACAAAAAGGCGCAGCGTCTCAAGTTCCTGTGCGAGCGGAACGACAAGGTTTTCTTCAGCAGTGCCAAAGGCGGCTCGTCCTGTCAGATCTACTTCATGACGCTGAACAAACCGGGCATGGCCAACTGGTAA